Within the Nitrospirota bacterium genome, the region ACCATTCCAGATTTTCTTCAGGGAGCGCCCTTTCCAGTCTGCTGCTTGTTACTCGGGATCGCTTGATTGGATAGGTCCAGAATGAGGGGTATCCTGTGTCTGGGTCATAACGTATGCCGTTTATCTGCAGGTAAACAAACTGCATTAATGAATAATCTTTTTCTTTATGTTTTTTAAAAAAACCTATACCGGCAAGGGGGCATTTGTCTTCCAATTCATCCCATTCCGGAAGGTCTGTAAATTTTGCACCCTCGTAAGATGCCTCTCTTTCATTTGTCCAGTAATTAGGATCCCACGATGTAGCCAGCAATAAAATATTCTTCATTTATGATTTCCCCTCCAGTTGAAGACATAATAGCATACTTCAATTTATTTGTGGTAAAAAAGTAAATGCGTTTGTCGGATTATGGCTGAAGGGCTTCTCTTGTATAGTGAACTACGGGATTCCACAGAAGCCATTCGTTTATACCGTGCTCCTGTGCAGCCTTTATCTGTACCTTGACCTGGTCAGGGCCATAATGGGGGTAACCGAGGGTAAAGTCCTGCAGCCAGGGCCTTATCTTGTTTTTCACTACATCAGGCGGCTGTGTCTCATCTTTAGATTTCCTTATGGCATCTCTTAAAGAATCTTTTACAATCTCATACGGGGCAGCATTCGGATTTTTATAACCATAAGAACCTTTATAGTAGTGTGACGGGTATATCATCGGAGATATATAATCTGCCCTGTCTATCAACTGCTTGAAGTTCTGACCTATGCCGACACCATCACTTAGTGTTGTAAGGCCGAACACATCAACTGAAAGTTTGACATTGTATGGGGTTAATCTTTTCTTTGCATGTTCAACAAACTTTGAAATCAGGGCAATAGCCTTTTCTTCGTTATGCCCTTCCGGATAGGCTATATCTCTAAGAATGCCGTCGCTCGGAAACCGGACATAATCAAACTGTATCTCGTCAAACCCGCGCCTCGCCGCATCTTCTGCAAGCCTGAGGTTGTAATCCTGAATCTCCTCCAGATAAGGATTTGTAAAGGCATCTCCTTTATAGTCCCTCCACACCCCGCCGGTCTTTTTGTTTTTAATGGCAAGGTCAGGCCGCTTTTCTGCAAGGTATGTGTCTTTAAACAGGACTATCCGGGCAATCTTGTAAATATTATGTTTTTTGCACTCTTCTATCACAGCATCAAGATTTCTTATCCTTTTTTGAATAGACCCTGAAGATACTGCAAGCGGAATAACAACCTCATAGGCAATCCTGCCGTCTGATTCTTTCAAATCAATGACAATGGTATTCAGTTCAGTCTCGTCAATTAATTTAATTATATTGTTTCGCAGCTTGGAATCGCCTGCTACCCAGCTTGTTACATGGATCCCCTTTACAATCGGTTTTTCTACACGCAGAAAAGGCGGATAAGGCGGTCTCTGTTCAGTTATCGGATTGCCGGTTATCAAACTGTTTGATGAGATAATATTAAGAGGTCTTTTTGAAGAAAAAAATGTGTCTTCATTCGGGAAAAATGAAGACACCCCCAAACCAAATATAACTACAAAGGAAATGCCTGCTGCTGTTAAAACGTGCTTCACAATTAAACTATATCACCTGAGGAGGAAATTACAATTAGCCATAGCTCCCCCTCCCCCTAACCCCCTCCCGTCAAGGGAGGGGGAATATTCTATGCACACTCTCCTGTCAAGGGAGGGAGAATAATATAAGCACCCTCTCCCTGAAGGGGAGGGAATAAACTCAGCACCCTCTCCCTCAGGGAGAGGGTCCGGGTGAGGGTGTTTTTTTTGCAAATGACAAAATTATAGGTTTAACCTCTTTCTGTGAACGGCAATAATGCTATATTTCTTGCGCGCTTTATTGAAACAGTAAGGTCTCTCTGATGTTTTGCACATGTACCGGAAATCCTGCGGGGAATAATCTTTCCTCTGTCAGTCACATAAGTACGCAGTGTCTGTAAATCTTTGTAATCAATTAAGGTCACTTTATCCAGACAGAATCTGCATATCTTCCTGCGGTAGAATGGCCGGAACTCCCTGTCCCCGCCTCTCTCACCGTTTTCACTCCTGTCTCCTCTTTCACCCCTGTCTCTCCTATCGCTTCTCTCTCTCATATTGTTTCCTTTCATGTTTTATTAATGGATATAGCGTCATCTAAAAAACCCCATCCCCACCCTAACCCTCCCCCATATTATATAGACGGGGAGGGAATAAACTCAGCACACTCTCCCTCAGGGAGAGTGTCCGGGTGAGGGTGGGGTTGTGTCACCCTGAGCTTGTCGAAGGGTTTACTTGTCTTATCTCTTGCCTCTACCTTCTACCTTCAGCCTTCAGCCTATTAACCTGTCTTTTAAAACGGTACTTCCTCTTCTACATTTCCACCTGCAGAGCCAAAAGAGTTACCAGAAGAATTAGACATGCCGCTTTCTTCTCCAGAGAATCCCTGAGAGCTTCCCTGTTTCTTGGACATGAATTGCACGCTCTGGGCAACGATCTCTATCTTGCTTCTCTTCTGGCCATCCTCAGTCTCCCAGCGTCTCTGCTGTAGTCTTCCTTCTACAAGGATTGAGTCACCCTTATTAATATATTGTCCGCAATTCTCAGCCGACTTACCAAAGACGACTATGTCCAGGAAGCTTACCTCATCCTTAACCTCATTGTTTATCTTATATCTCCTGTTTACA harbors:
- a CDS encoding 30S ribosomal protein S18; this translates as MRERSDRRDRGERGDRSENGERGGDREFRPFYRRKICRFCLDKVTLIDYKDLQTLRTYVTDRGKIIPRRISGTCAKHQRDLTVSIKRARNIALLPFTERG
- a CDS encoding single-stranded DNA-binding protein, which codes for MSGYNKVILMGNLTKDPEIRYTPNGTAVANFSIAVNRRYKINNEVKDEVSFLDIVVFGKSAENCGQYINKGDSILVEGRLQQRRWETEDGQKRSKIEIVAQSVQFMSKKQGSSQGFSGEESGMSNSSGNSFGSAGGNVEEEVPF
- a CDS encoding putative glycoside hydrolase yields the protein MKHVLTAAGISFVVIFGLGVSSFFPNEDTFFSSKRPLNIISSNSLITGNPITEQRPPYPPFLRVEKPIVKGIHVTSWVAGDSKLRNNIIKLIDETELNTIVIDLKESDGRIAYEVVIPLAVSSGSIQKRIRNLDAVIEECKKHNIYKIARIVLFKDTYLAEKRPDLAIKNKKTGGVWRDYKGDAFTNPYLEEIQDYNLRLAEDAARRGFDEIQFDYVRFPSDGILRDIAYPEGHNEEKAIALISKFVEHAKKRLTPYNVKLSVDVFGLTTLSDGVGIGQNFKQLIDRADYISPMIYPSHYYKGSYGYKNPNAAPYEIVKDSLRDAIRKSKDETQPPDVVKNKIRPWLQDFTLGYPHYGPDQVKVQIKAAQEHGINEWLLWNPVVHYTREALQP